The following are encoded in a window of Mustela nigripes isolate SB6536 chromosome 1, MUSNIG.SB6536, whole genome shotgun sequence genomic DNA:
- the LOC132010180 gene encoding olfactory receptor 5D18: MLLSERNKSGATFTLLGFSDYPELQVPLFLIFLTIYSVTVVGNIGMIVIIKINPKLHTPMYFFLSHLSFVDFCYSSIIAPKALENLTVEDRTISFSGCVVQFFFFCTFVVTESFLLAVMAYDRFVAICNPLLYTVAMTEKLCAMLVVGSYTWGVACSLILTCSAIKLSFQGFNIINHFFCEFSALLSVSYSDTYINQLLLFIFATFNEVSTLLIILLSYIFIIVTILKMRSASGRHKAFSTCASHLTAITIFHGTILFLYCVPNSKNSRHTVKVASVFYTVVIPMLNPLIYSLRNKDVKGTVGKLMGTKVFSF, from the coding sequence ATGTTACtgtcagagagaaataaaagtggGGCTACATTCACCCTCCTGGGCTTCTCAGATTATCCAGAGCTGCAAGTCCCCCTCTTCTTGATTTTTCTGACCATTTATAGTGTCACTGTTGTAGGGAATATTGGGATGATAGTCATAATCAAGATTAACCCCAAACtgcacacccccatgtacttcttcctcagcCACCTCTCATTTGTGGATTTCTGCTACTCCTCCATCATTGCTCCCAAGGCCCTGGAAAACCTGACTGTAGAAGACAGAACCATTTCATTTTCAGGATGTGTagttcaattctttttcttttgtacctTTGTGGTAACTGAATCCTTTTTATTAGCTGTGATGGCCTATGATCGCTTTGTGGCCATTTGCAACCCTCTGCTCTACACAGTTGCCATGACAGAGAAACTCTGTGCCATGCTGGTGGTCGGATCATATACATGGGGAGTAGCATGTTCCTTGATACTCACATGCTCTGCTATCAAATTATCTTTTCAGGGTTTCAACATAATCAATCACTTCTTCTGTGAGTTCTCTGCATTGCTCTCTGTGTCTTACTCTGATACTTATATCAACCAGttgttgcttttcatttttgccaCCTTCAATGAGGTCAGCACTCTGCTCATCATTCTCTTGtcttatatatttatcattgtCACCATCCTCAAGATGCGTTCAGCCAGTGGTCGCCACAAAGCCTTCTCCACCTGTGCCTCCCACCTGACTGCCATCACCATCTTCCACGGGACCATCCTCTTCCTCTACTGTGTGCCTAACTCCAAGAACTCCAGACACACAGTCAAAGTGGCATCTGTGTTTTACACCGTGGTGATCCCCATGTTGAATCCCCTGATCTACAGTCTGAGAAATAAAGATGTCAAGGGTACAGTTGGCAAGTTAATGGGCActaaagtcttttctttttga